In the Primulina tabacum isolate GXHZ01 chromosome 15, ASM2559414v2, whole genome shotgun sequence genome, ACAAATAATGCTTTGCTTGGGGCCTTTTGACTCTGGCAAAGCATCTGCGACATGCTGCTTCTTCCCCCAATGGTCCTCTCGTGACCCTTCGAATTGTTGGCCCGACATCGCTCATGTCCCCTTCTTCATCGTCCTCGTCTTCCACTAACAAACTCAAGCTTAAGCGCCTTGCCCCTGGTCTAGTTGAGCTTTCCTCAGCATCAAAGAGAAACTTCATGGAATCAAACGATATGGGTGAGTTTGGATGTACAAGACTCAACTTTAAGAAGTAGTTATTATTGAAGGTGATTTTCTTAACTAAAGTGGAACCAACCATGCCTATATTTAGATATAATAGTTAGCAAACATTTTAGAAAAGGGAAAATGAGGCACAAGCTGGGAAATATTTTTTGGCTGCTAGATCTCCAATATTTTAACCAATTTTACAAGTTGCAACATCTGAAAGTGCGCTCTCGAAATAGTTATGCTCACATAATGCACTCTGTATCAGGCATTGACCTCAAAGGAGAAGCAACCGCTCTTCTCGCACCTGACCAGTTTAGCACATTGTGGCCTGTCACATCCATTAATGGCTCGAACTCAAACTTGCTTGGTTTCGAAGCGCTGCTCTCTTCTGTTTTGGGCCCCAAAGCTAACAAGGAGGGTTCCTTTAAGCTCTTGAAGGCTGATGTATCCGCCCAAACTTTTGTAAAGATAAGTTTTGGAGTTGAGAAGAAGATAAAAGACGGGAATGAATTCTCGTTTGAGGGATTCCCAGAATGGAGAACTAAGCCTAAGTCTGTAATGATGCATTTTGAGGTGTTGGCTAAGGTTGATGGGAGTAAGGTTGTTCCAGAGAAGGTCGTACAGGTGAATCCTGTGATAGCAGAGGATTCTGTGGCACCCAACATCCTTAACGGTAACACCTCCATGTCGAAGATTCCTATAGTTTATACACCTCGGAATCCGTTCTCACTTTGAATTCttatggaggatgagattttgtCGAGGAATGTAGTAAATTGTGATGTTGTTTTCTACCCCTTTTTATGTGATGTAGGATTTATAAGCCATACTCCCTTGTATGAATTATAAAGgtgtaaatgaaaattttaatggCAAACATGTATATCTTGTGGTTTGTAAAGCTGGTGGCGTAACTCTAAATCGTTATTTTGATAATCACAATTGgttgtgttatttaat is a window encoding:
- the LOC142525778 gene encoding protein TUNICAMYCIN INDUCED 1-like, coding for MRHKLGNIFWLLDLQYFNQFYKLQHLKVRSRNSYAHIMHSVSGIDLKGEATALLAPDQFSTLWPVTSINGSNSNLLGFEALLSSVLGPKANKEGSFKLLKADVSAQTFVKISFGVEKKIKDGNEFSFEGFPEWRTKPKSVMMHFEVLAKVDGSKVVPEKVVQVNPVIAEDSVAPNILNGNTSMSKIPIVYTPRNPFSL